One window of the Anopheles aquasalis chromosome X, idAnoAquaMG_Q_19, whole genome shotgun sequence genome contains the following:
- the LOC126572116 gene encoding protein obstructor-E-like has translation MRHSVIVFSALIAGIYAQSFKCPPKDGQYEDAVQCDKYYECVDGRATERLCPDGLVFDPTIRKINKCDQPFNVDCGDRVELQPPRGNNLCPRRNGFFAHPDPAVCNVFYNCIEGDATEITCTAGLHFDEYTGTCVWPNDAGRQGCNPGANKKLKDGFTCPKEQKTDEAGQAVAHPKYAHPTDCQRFYVCLNGVEPRDLGCQVGEVYNEETERCDAPENVPGCEDWYKESDEKKN, from the exons AGCTTCAAGTGTCCACCGAAAGACGGACAGTACGAGGATGCGGTACAGTGCGACAAGTACTACGAGTGCGTCGATGGGCGCGCTACCGAGCGGCTCTGCCCGGACGGGCTCGTCTTCGATCCGACGATCCGGAAGATCAACAAGTGCGACCAGCCGTTCAACGTGGACTGCGGCGATCGGGTAGAGTTGC AGCCACCGCGTGGTAACAATCTGTGCCCGCGGCGCAACGGTTTCTTCGCCCATCCCGATCCGGCCGTCTGCAACGTGTTCTACAACTGCATCGAGGGTGACGCAACCGAGATCACCTGTACCGCGGGGCTACACTTTGACGAGTACACCGGCACGTGCGTCTGGCCGAACGATGCCGGCCGCCAGGGCTGTAACCCGGGTGCCAACA AGAAGCTAAAGGACGGATTCACCTGCCCGAAGGAGCAGAAGACGGACGAGGCGGGCCAGGCCGTCGCCCACCCGAAGTACGCCCATCCGACCGACTGCCAGCGGTTCTACGTGTGTCTCAATGGCGTTGAGCCCCGTGATCTCGGTTGCCAGGTTGGTGAGGTGTACAacgaggaaacggaacggtgcgATGCACCGGAAAACGTACCCGGATG CGAGGACTGGTACAAGGAGAGCGACGAGAAGAAGAACTGA